In one Polaribacter sp. ALD11 genomic region, the following are encoded:
- a CDS encoding thioredoxin family protein, whose translation MTKLFILSLFVLLITNTAFSQNEKAVSWLSFQQLEDSLLIKPKKVFIDFYADWCSLCIKMQQDVFTDKKVIALLKKEFYAVKMDAETKDTITFGGQKFINERINKRNPIHQIPLLMARKKNKPFSLPAIVLMDKNFKPTARYFQYLNVEQLIKVLSQ comes from the coding sequence TTGACAAAATTATTTATTTTAAGTCTGTTTGTTTTATTAATAACTAACACCGCTTTTTCACAAAATGAAAAAGCGGTTAGTTGGTTAAGTTTTCAGCAATTAGAAGATTCACTTTTAATAAAACCTAAAAAAGTTTTTATTGATTTCTATGCAGACTGGTGCAGTCTTTGTATTAAAATGCAGCAGGATGTTTTTACAGATAAAAAAGTGATAGCACTTTTAAAAAAAGAATTCTATGCCGTAAAAATGGATGCAGAAACAAAAGATACAATTACATTCGGAGGTCAAAAATTTATTAATGAACGCATCAATAAAAGAAACCCAATACATCAAATTCCTTTATTAATGGCAAGAAAAAAGAACAAACCATTTTCTTTACCAGCAATTGTTTTGATGGATAAAAATTTTAAACCAACAGCTAGATATTTTCAATATTTAAATGTTGAACAGCTTATTAAAGTTTTATCGCAATAA
- the mfd gene encoding transcription-repair coupling factor: protein MSKQNIVNQYQTSENVSQIITQLQQEQNHFQISNLVGSSLSFVVSETFKKADKPYLLIFNDKEEAAYYLNDLEQLLGEKNVLFYPGSYRRPYQIEETDNANVLLRSEVLNRINSRKKPAVIVTYPTALFEKVVTKKELEKNTLKVAVGESLSLDFVNEVLFEYKFRRVDFVTEPGDFSVRGGIIDVFSFSNDEPYRIEFFGDEIDSIRSFDVETQLSKEKLKKVSVMPNVENKTLQENRESFLKYISPKTVIFTKNRNLLVGNLDKFFEKAEEAFHDLSKEINHSKPSELFCDGAFIENQLQDFTLVDVGSQDQKDSKIIFNTIPQPSFNKQFNLLIDNLTEYHKGGFTNYIFCANEQQAQRFHDIFDDSEQEVHYETVVFPLYQGFVDVDNKLVCYTDHQIFERYHKFRLKNGYAKKQAITLQELNKLEIGDYVTHMDHGIGKFGGLQKIDVQGKKQEAIKLAYGERDILYVSIHSLHKISKFNGKDGKPPKIYKLGSGAWKKIKQKTKARVKHVAFNLIQLYAKRKLQKGFAFGPDTHIQHELEGSFMYEDTPDQFTSTQDVKNDMEKEQPMDRLVCGDVGFGKTEVAVRAAFKAVDNGKQVAILVPTTILAFQHYKTFTERLKDFPIKIDYLNRFRTAKQKTEAINGVNDGSVDIIIGTHQLTNQRIKFKDLGLLIIDEEQKFGVAVKDKLKTLKENVDTLTLTATPIPRTLQFSLMAARDLSVIKTPPPNRHPIESNVIRFGEETIRDAISYEISRGGQVFFIHNRIENIKEVAGLIQRLVPTAKVGIGHGQMEGKKLEGLMLSFMNNEFDVLVSTTIIESGLDVPNANTIFINNANNFGLSDLHQMRGRVGRSNKKAFCYFITPPYHMMTDDARKRIEALVLFSDLGSGINIAMKDLEIRGAGDLLGGEQSGFINDIGFDTYQKILQEAIEELKENEFKDLYPTDNTKPKEFVKEVTIDTDFEILFPDDYVNSVTERLSLYNKLSDLEGEKELQVFESEIIDRFGEIPNEVNDLLDSVRIKWLAKELGLEKIILKQKRMIGYFVENQQSDFYQTEAFSRMLKYVQNNGKSCVMKEKETKNGLRLLITFIRIDSVKTALNILQKI, encoded by the coding sequence TTGAGCAAGCAGAACATTGTAAATCAATATCAAACATCTGAGAACGTTTCGCAGATTATTACACAGCTTCAACAAGAACAAAACCATTTTCAAATATCTAATTTGGTGGGTTCTTCGTTGTCTTTTGTTGTTTCAGAAACTTTTAAAAAAGCAGATAAGCCCTACCTTTTAATTTTTAATGATAAGGAAGAAGCTGCTTATTATTTAAATGATTTAGAGCAGCTTTTAGGAGAAAAAAATGTACTTTTTTACCCGGGTTCTTACCGAAGGCCTTATCAAATTGAAGAAACCGACAATGCGAATGTTTTATTGCGTTCTGAAGTTTTAAACAGAATCAACTCTAGAAAAAAACCTGCTGTAATTGTAACGTATCCAACGGCTCTTTTTGAGAAAGTAGTAACAAAAAAAGAGTTAGAAAAAAACACGTTAAAAGTTGCTGTTGGTGAAAGCTTATCGTTAGATTTTGTGAACGAAGTTTTATTTGAATACAAATTTAGACGTGTAGATTTTGTTACAGAACCAGGAGATTTCTCCGTACGTGGAGGAATTATTGATGTATTTTCATTTTCTAATGATGAACCCTACAGAATTGAATTTTTTGGAGATGAGATCGATAGTATTCGTTCTTTTGATGTAGAAACTCAACTTTCTAAAGAGAAATTGAAAAAGGTTTCTGTAATGCCAAATGTTGAAAATAAAACATTGCAAGAAAATAGAGAGAGCTTCTTAAAATACATCTCACCTAAAACAGTAATATTCACTAAAAACAGGAATTTATTAGTTGGTAATTTAGATAAATTCTTCGAAAAGGCAGAAGAAGCGTTTCATGATTTATCTAAAGAAATAAACCATTCAAAACCTTCTGAACTTTTTTGTGATGGTGCCTTTATAGAAAATCAATTACAAGATTTTACGTTGGTTGACGTAGGAAGTCAAGATCAGAAAGATTCAAAAATTATTTTCAACACGATTCCACAGCCTTCTTTTAACAAGCAATTTAATTTATTAATTGATAATTTAACGGAATATCACAAAGGAGGTTTCACCAATTATATATTCTGCGCTAACGAGCAACAAGCACAACGTTTTCATGATATTTTCGATGACTCTGAACAAGAAGTGCATTATGAAACTGTTGTCTTTCCTTTATATCAAGGTTTTGTAGATGTAGATAATAAATTGGTTTGTTATACAGATCATCAAATCTTCGAACGTTACCATAAATTCAGATTGAAGAACGGCTACGCTAAAAAGCAAGCAATCACACTTCAAGAATTAAACAAATTAGAAATTGGAGATTATGTAACCCACATGGATCATGGAATTGGAAAATTTGGTGGTTTACAAAAAATAGATGTTCAAGGAAAAAAACAAGAAGCTATTAAATTGGCTTATGGGGAAAGAGATATCTTATATGTAAGTATTCACTCTTTACACAAGATTTCTAAATTCAATGGAAAAGATGGCAAACCTCCTAAAATATACAAATTAGGTTCTGGTGCTTGGAAGAAAATCAAACAAAAAACAAAAGCAAGAGTTAAACATGTTGCATTTAATTTAATTCAATTATACGCGAAAAGAAAGCTTCAAAAAGGTTTTGCATTTGGGCCAGATACTCATATACAGCATGAATTAGAAGGAAGTTTTATGTATGAAGACACGCCAGATCAATTTACTTCTACACAAGATGTAAAAAACGATATGGAAAAAGAACAACCCATGGATAGATTGGTCTGTGGTGATGTTGGTTTTGGTAAAACAGAAGTTGCAGTAAGAGCAGCTTTTAAAGCGGTAGACAATGGAAAGCAAGTCGCAATTTTAGTACCCACAACTATATTGGCTTTTCAGCATTACAAAACTTTTACAGAAAGGTTAAAAGACTTCCCTATTAAGATTGATTATTTAAATAGGTTTAGAACTGCAAAACAAAAAACAGAAGCCATAAATGGTGTAAATGATGGCTCTGTAGATATTATTATTGGTACGCATCAATTAACAAATCAGCGTATAAAATTTAAAGATTTAGGATTATTAATTATTGATGAAGAACAGAAATTTGGTGTTGCTGTAAAAGATAAATTAAAAACCTTAAAAGAAAATGTAGACACATTAACGCTAACTGCAACTCCAATTCCTAGAACGTTACAATTTAGTTTAATGGCAGCAAGAGATTTGTCTGTAATTAAAACACCACCACCAAACAGACACCCAATAGAAAGTAATGTGATTCGTTTTGGCGAAGAAACAATTAGAGATGCCATTTCTTATGAAATTTCTAGAGGAGGACAAGTTTTCTTCATTCATAATAGAATAGAAAATATAAAAGAAGTTGCAGGCTTAATCCAAAGATTAGTTCCTACTGCTAAGGTTGGCATTGGCCACGGACAAATGGAAGGTAAAAAACTAGAGGGATTAATGCTCAGTTTTATGAATAATGAATTTGATGTCTTGGTTTCTACCACCATTATAGAAAGTGGTTTAGATGTACCCAATGCAAATACTATTTTTATTAATAATGCGAATAATTTCGGACTTTCCGATTTGCACCAAATGCGTGGTAGAGTTGGGCGATCTAATAAAAAAGCATTCTGTTATTTTATAACACCACCGTATCATATGATGACGGATGATGCTAGAAAACGTATCGAAGCATTGGTACTGTTCTCTGATTTAGGAAGCGGAATTAACATTGCTATGAAAGATTTAGAAATTCGTGGTGCTGGAGATTTATTAGGTGGTGAACAGAGTGGTTTTATAAATGATATTGGGTTTGACACCTATCAAAAAATATTACAAGAAGCCATTGAAGAATTAAAGGAAAATGAATTTAAAGACTTATACCCAACAGACAATACGAAGCCAAAAGAATTTGTAAAAGAAGTAACTATAGATACTGATTTTGAAATTTTATTTCCAGATGATTATGTAAATTCTGTTACAGAACGCTTGAGCTTATATAACAAATTATCTGATTTGGAAGGCGAAAAAGAACTACAGGTTTTTGAATCAGAAATTATAGATCGTTTTGGCGAAATACCTAATGAAGTGAATGATTTATTAGATTCGGTAAGAATTAAATGGTTGGCAAAAGAATTAGGTTTAGAGAAAATTATTCTAAAACAAAAAAGAATGATTGGTTATTTTGTTGAGAATCAACAAAGTGATTTTTACCAAACAGAAGCATTTTCTAGAATGTTAAAATACGTTCAAAACAACGGTAAAAGCTGTGTAATGAAAGAGAAAGAAACTAAAAATGGCTTGCGTTTATTAATCACTTTTATTAGAATCGACAGCGTAAAAACGGCCTTAAATATTTTACAAAAAATATAG
- a CDS encoding DMT family transporter → MENSHTKNLSVLLLATLFISTSGVLGRYIQLAPEAIILCRAFLAAIFIFIFCKFKKVDLKIKSKKDTISFIFSGFLMGAHWVTYFYALKLSNVALGMLSLYTFPVITAFLEPFFIKQRINTVHIFLAILVLIGVYILVPEFSLENNQLQGVLFGILSAFFYALRNLMVKEHVKNYNGSMLMFYQMIVISVLLIPVLFFADFSNVQSQLPLLVLVALLTTAVGHTMMVNSLKHFSAATASIISSVQPIFGIIIAYFFVHEIPHFNTFIGGSLILLTVVIESIRSKK, encoded by the coding sequence ATGGAAAACTCACACACAAAGAATTTATCGGTTTTACTGCTAGCAACACTCTTTATAAGTACGTCTGGTGTTTTAGGTAGATATATACAATTAGCCCCAGAAGCCATTATTTTGTGTCGGGCTTTTTTAGCTGCAATTTTCATCTTTATTTTCTGTAAATTTAAGAAGGTTGACTTAAAAATAAAATCTAAAAAAGACACTATTTCTTTTATCTTTAGCGGCTTTTTAATGGGCGCACATTGGGTTACTTATTTCTACGCTTTAAAACTATCTAATGTAGCTTTAGGTATGCTGTCTTTATATACTTTTCCTGTAATAACAGCTTTTTTAGAACCTTTTTTTATTAAACAAAGAATAAACACAGTTCATATTTTTTTAGCAATTTTAGTCTTAATTGGTGTTTATATTTTAGTGCCAGAATTCTCTTTAGAAAACAATCAATTACAAGGTGTTTTGTTTGGTATTCTTTCTGCTTTCTTTTATGCTCTTCGTAATTTAATGGTAAAAGAACATGTAAAAAATTACAATGGCAGTATGCTAATGTTTTATCAAATGATTGTTATAAGTGTATTGCTTATTCCTGTTTTATTTTTTGCTGATTTTTCTAATGTGCAAAGTCAATTACCTTTATTAGTTTTAGTAGCTTTATTAACTACCGCAGTTGGCCATACAATGATGGTAAACTCTTTAAAACATTTTTCTGCTGCTACAGCAAGTATAATTAGTAGTGTGCAACCTATTTTTGGAATTATAATCGCATACTTTTTCGTACATGAAATTCCGCATTTTAATACTTTTATTGGTGGAAGTTTAATTTTATTGACGGTTGTTATTGAGAGCATTAGAAGTAAAAAGTAA